The Geomonas agri genome contains the following window.
TGGACGCTGAAGAAGGCGGCCATGTCAGTTCCCTTGCAGTGCACCAGGGGGACGAAGCCGAGGTCGGCGAGCTCCTTCTCACGCCGGTCGGTGATGGCTATCTCAGTCGGGCACTTCGCCGCCAGTTCGCCCTCGCCGGTGTCGAAGGTGTGAATGGGGAGATCGGTTACCGCCCCGCCCCCTTCCACGCCACGAATGGCTGCGGTCCAGCCGTACCTGGAGAAAGCATCGGTGATGCGGCCGGCGAGACAGTAAGCGGCGTTGCCCCAGAGATAGTTGCCGTGGTCGCCGGCCACGTTCTCCTCGAACTGGAACGATTCCACCGGGTCAGTGTCCGGCCCGTACGGCAGCCGCATCAGCACGTGCGGCAGACATAGCGCCACGTACTTGGCGTCTTCGGACATCCGGAATGAGCGCCACCGGGCGTAGTCGGCTCCCTGGAAGACCTTGGCAAGATCCCGCGGCCCGTCCAGGTCTGCGTAGCTGTCCACGCCGAAGAGGGGCGACGACGCGGAGGTGATCAGGGGAGCGTGCGCCGCGGCGGCAACTTCAGACATCCGTGTCAACAGCGACAGGTCCTGCGGCGTGTTGCCGAACTCGTAGTCGCCCACAAGACAACCGTAAGAGGCGCCGCCGAAGCTGCCGAACTCCTCCTCGTAGATCTTCTTGAAGAGCGTGGACTGGTCGAACTCGGCCGCTTTCTCCATGTCTTTGGCGATGTCCTGCTTCGAGGCGTTCAGCACGCGGATCTTCAGGTTACTGCCCGTCTCCGCCTGGTGCACGAAATAGGAGAGCCCGCGCCAGGAGGCCTCCAGCTTCCGGAACTCGGGATGGTGAATGATCTCGTTCACCTGGTCGCCGATAAGGCGGTCGATCTCAGCGATCCGGGCATGGATCATTCGCTCGAGGTCGCCGCCGGGGACCATCTCCCCTGCCACAACCTGCTGCACCAGTTCGACCAGCATCTCCTTCGCGTAAGGCTTTTGCTCGTCGCAACGCGCCAGGCGCCCTTCGCTTACGATGAGATCGATCAGATCGGTGGCAGTGCCTGCTTCGGCGCACGCTACGCCCTTTTCTCGATTCAACTCTTCCATGGTTCCCTCCTTTTCAGGCGCTCTCGCCGCCAGCTCCGCTGCCGCCGAAGGGACGGTGGCAGATGGCCTTAAGGGCCTCGCCGCCAGCCAAAAGATCCTGCAGCAGTTCGTCCAACCGGTCGTTGCCGTCCAACCGGTTCAGTAGATCGGAGAGTCTTCCCCGCGCCTCGACCAGCTTCCGAAGCGGCTCCACCTGCTGCACCACGCGCTCGGGATGGAAGTCCTCCAGCGTGGTGAAGCGCAACTCGACCGCAAGCTGGGAGCCGTCGCTGCACAGCGTGTTGTCGACCCTGAAGGCGAGCCGAGGTTGGACAGCTTCCATGACGCGGTTGAAATTGTCCCGGTCGACTTCCACGAACTTCCTCTCCTTAAGCTTGGGCAGAGGAGGGTCCGGGGTTCCGGACAGGTCGGCTAGCACACCCACCACGAAAGGAATTTCCTTTACCTCCACGCCGTCCTCGACCTCGACGTCGTAGGTGATGCGGACCCGGGGCGCCCTCACTCTCTCCAGCCTGTGTTGCAGACTTTCTGAAATAGCCATGGTCTCTCCTCCTGCCGATCCCTAGTGGGGGTACGGCATTGCCTTGGTGACGTCGAGCAGACAGATGCGCTTGAACAGCGCGCGGGCAAGGTCGAGGTCGCTGTCGCGGGGGCCATCGGCTTGAAGACAGCGGTAGTAGGCGGCCAATACTTCGGCGATCCAAAGTGGCGACTCCCATCGCTCCAGATGTAGTTCCTCGATGGTTCCGTGCAACTCCTCCATGATCGGCCGGGCCAGGTCCGCCCTTCCCGCTTCAAGGCAAAGCTTGGCCATCAGGAGCCTGACCCGGTTGCGATCTCGCAACGACTCGGTGCCATTACCGGCGAAGAGCAGCATGGCCACGGCCTCCTGCAGCTGCCCCGCCGCGACCATGGCCAGCGCATCGCGCCACAACGCATGCTCAGGGAGCTCCCCGGCGCAATCGGCTGCAGCGGCTGCAGCAAGGTCCGGCACCGGGTGCAGGGCGGCCTCTTCCCCTTTGCTACCGTTCACAACGCGCGCCGCTTTGGTACGCCCTGCCGTCGGGGCGGGCGCCGCGTTGCCGGCATGGGCCCGGTAGAGCGTATCGACGAGCTTACTGCAACCGTCGATGGCCGCGGCAAGCTCGCCCACAGTCGGCGCCGAGGACACAAACTTATCCTCGAGCACCGTTGCCAGCCGTTGCACTCGTTGACTGCACCTGAGCAGCCCACCGCGCAGCGCGGCGGCATAACCTGCGCTGGAGCGAGCGACTGCGGCATCGAAATCCTCAGGACTCACCGCCGACTCGGCCAGGAGTT
Protein-coding sequences here:
- the tssC gene encoding type VI secretion system contractile sheath large subunit produces the protein MEELNREKGVACAEAGTATDLIDLIVSEGRLARCDEQKPYAKEMLVELVQQVVAGEMVPGGDLERMIHARIAEIDRLIGDQVNEIIHHPEFRKLEASWRGLSYFVHQAETGSNLKIRVLNASKQDIAKDMEKAAEFDQSTLFKKIYEEEFGSFGGASYGCLVGDYEFGNTPQDLSLLTRMSEVAAAAHAPLITSASSPLFGVDSYADLDGPRDLAKVFQGADYARWRSFRMSEDAKYVALCLPHVLMRLPYGPDTDPVESFQFEENVAGDHGNYLWGNAAYCLAGRITDAFSRYGWTAAIRGVEGGGAVTDLPIHTFDTGEGELAAKCPTEIAITDRREKELADLGFVPLVHCKGTDMAAFFSVQSAHKPKLYDSDAANANARLSCQLQYILSVSRFAHYLKAMMRDKIGSFGTRKNVEDHLNRWISRYVLLDDDAGQEMKARFPLREARIEVFDQPGRPGCYRAVAFLKPHYQLDELTISLRLVANLPSPRTS
- the tssA gene encoding type VI secretion system protein TssA, producing the protein MIRDLCLEKLLLPISSESPAGSDLRYTTVYEEIMEARRCEDAVAMGDWQHDVKQANWDKAISLATAALGEKTKDLQIAAWLAEGLTVTEGFAGLELGLELITGLAERFWETVYPQTEEGDLEYRATPFQFLDGKVALHVRQIPLTDPALTPGYSWLQWRQSREVGSEAEVKDRYGEIDECKKSRRDQLLAESAVSPEDFDAAVARSSAGYAAALRGGLLRCSQRVQRLATVLEDKFVSSAPTVGELAAAIDGCSKLVDTLYRAHAGNAAPAPTAGRTKAARVVNGSKGEEAALHPVPDLAAAAAADCAGELPEHALWRDALAMVAAGQLQEAVAMLLFAGNGTESLRDRNRVRLLMAKLCLEAGRADLARPIMEELHGTIEELHLERWESPLWIAEVLAAYYRCLQADGPRDSDLDLARALFKRICLLDVTKAMPYPH
- the tssB gene encoding type VI secretion system contractile sheath small subunit, whose product is MAISESLQHRLERVRAPRVRITYDVEVEDGVEVKEIPFVVGVLADLSGTPDPPLPKLKERKFVEVDRDNFNRVMEAVQPRLAFRVDNTLCSDGSQLAVELRFTTLEDFHPERVVQQVEPLRKLVEARGRLSDLLNRLDGNDRLDELLQDLLAGGEALKAICHRPFGGSGAGGESA